A window of Rhododendron vialii isolate Sample 1 chromosome 13a, ASM3025357v1 contains these coding sequences:
- the LOC131313928 gene encoding uncharacterized protein LOC131313928 — protein MVENNPRAWHELLSEALWAYRTSKKEATNITPYMLVYGHDPVLPMEVAVKSARIAYKHGLTPADYTQAMLVELEELDEVRLTALNHILVQKRRVARSYDKLVRKKSFSEGDLVWKAVFPLGEKNSRYGKWSSTWEGPYQIAQVLRGNVYLLMDLSGGLFKHLTNGKYLKHHYPTMWEMKDFGENIVNKP, from the coding sequence atggtggaaaatAATCCAAGGGCTTGGCACGAGTTACTCTCTGAGGCCTTGTGGGCCTACAGAACTTCAAAGAAGGAAGCTACCAATATAACCccttatatgttggtatatggACATGATCCAGTCCTACCAATGGAAGTGGCGGTGAAATCAGCAAGGATAGCATATAAACATGGCCTCACTCCTGCAGATTATACTCAGGCTATGTTGGTAGAACTCGAAGAATTAGATGAAGTTAGACTCACAGCCCTCAACCACATATTGGTTCAGAAGAGAAGAGTTGCCAGATCTTATGACAAACTTGTAAGAAAGAAGAGCTTTTCTGAAGGTGACTTGGTTTGGAAGGCCGTATTTCCTTTGGGGGAAAAGAATTCAAGATATGGCAAGTGGTCCTCGACCTGGGAAGGACCTTATCAGATTGCTCAAGTCCTTAGAGGTAACGTCTATCTTCTTATGGACTTAAGTGGTGGCCTGTTTAAGCATTTGACAAATGGAAAGTACCTAAAACATCATTATCCTACTATGTGGGAAATGAAAGATTTTGGGGAAAATATTGTTAATAAACCATAG